CAAATGTTTCGACTGTCAACCATGCAAATGCCGGAACGTTTTTGATAGTATTCCCTTTTCCTCGCTCTTTACCCCAGTCATAAAGGACGTGTACGAAAAGACCTACGAGTGGAACTGGCTCAAGTGCACTAAAGAGCGCTCCGATTTCCCACCAATATTCTGGTGTTCCGATCCAGAAATAGTGGTGACCAAGACCCAAAATACCAGATCCAAACATCATGGCTACTTCGATCCATAGCCACATCTCGACCACTTTTCTGTTGGCGTTAAGGGTTTTAATCAAGATATAACCACCAACGGCTGCAACATATACTTCCCAAGTCGCTTCAACCCAGAGGTGAACAACCCACCACCACCAGTATTGATCAACAGCGATATTGTCTGTATAGAACATTCCTGCAAGATACAAACCTGCCAATGCGATTAGGTCTGCCATCAATACAGTCAAAATACCTGATCGCTTACCGCTGATAACCGTTGCATACACGTTGTAGAGAAAAATGAGCACTACTGCAACGATACCAATATCAGCCCATCGTGGTGCTTCGATATATTCACGACCTTCTGTAATCAGCCATGTTGTCATCTCATTACCAGGACCAACTTGGATAAAGAGATAGACCAAAACAACAACAGCAACGGCTGCTGTCAAAACATAAAACGCTAGATTACCAAGTTTGACGCCAACAACTTCTCTGCCGGCTTCATCTGGTAAAAGCCAATATACCGCACCAATCATCGCATATAAAAGCCATACAACAAGTGCATTGATATGCACGATTCTCGCAATGGAAAAATCGAGCGTATTAAACAAAAATCCTGGATACAAAAACTGTATCGCAGCAATCAGCCCAAAAAGAAGCTGGGCACCAAATAGAACTATCGCAACCGTAAAATATTTGAGCGCTAACTTTTGCCCTTCGTAGAGTTGTCCATTATTTCCTTGCATCGACCGCTCCTTTGATTTTTCCAAAGTTTCTCGGGAATCCGTTGGTATCGATTGCAGACATGAATTTCAGATACGCAACAACCGCTTTTGCCTCATCCTCTGTAATGCCAAGATTTGGCATCTTACGCTCATGCATAGCCATAGCTGGAGGGTTTTGTAAAAATTTTGCAATGGCATGCTCTTTACCTCCATATGCAGGAGCAAGAGTATCCCATGTTGGATCGAGCCAAGCTTTTGTCAAATCTGGCGCATAGTAGGCACCGTTTCCTAGAAGCGTATGGCAATCCATACAGTTTTTCGCCTGAATGGTCAGTTTCCCTTTATGGATAAGGGCTCTGGCTTCCTTTTCACTATAATCGTCTCGGCCGAAAAATTTCTCTTTTTCCTCATATTTGCTGTTGCCATTCGCATCCATACCACCTATAATTGGAACTTCATGGCCTCTTTTTCTATTGAGCTGATAGTCGATTTTATAGTTGATGACTACCGGCGATGGTATTCGTTTATCCACTTTGTTTTTAATATCTTGTGCCGTACCCATCTGCATCTGTGCCATTGAATCAAATGTCAAAAATATCAACAGCACTGCAGACACACCCGTAACCCATGTCGCAGATCTACGCCAGAACCTGTTACTGGTCCAAACTGATGGCTTATTGTCCATATCGCCTCCTTCTTAAGATGTAACTTCACTATGCTCGAAACGGTTATGCACCTTTTCGAGTAGAAAATAGACGATGTGTGGAAATATGAGATACCCCACCATCGCACCGATAAGAACCTTTTGCGTATAGGGTTCCACCCGCAGCAGCTCACCTAGATAGTAGATACACGCCACCAATGCACCCCAGGAGAGATATGCCAAGACCATGAAATATTTTTTTACCAATCTCAGCTTCACCAATGTAAAAAAACCTGCATACATCATCCCGAATAGGATTACCCAGGCAGAAATGACGAAGATTGGTAAAAAGTCTTGGCTTGGAATATCGTGCATGTAATACTCCATCGATCCCTCCTAAAAATTAATTTACATTTTTATTGTATGTCTTTTTTTGAACCATTACTTTGATATTGATCAATAAATGTTGAATTTAGTTTTTTAGCTCCATTTAATTTTTGGCAATTTATAATTGTATCTCTTTTTATTGAAAAGGCCAAATTATGGAAAGAATACGCAGTTTCTATCTCTTTAACAATCTCGATGACAAGCAGTTTCAGCGTCTAAAAGAGATTTCCGTTTTAAAACAGTACAAAAAAGGGAGTATCGTTTTTTACGAAGGAGAGATTGCCAAACATCTCATTTTACTGACGAAGGGAATTTTACAAATTTATAAGAGCGATCATAAAGGCAATAAGATCGTATTGCATGTTTTCTATCCGCCAAATTTGATCGCTGAAATCGTCAATTTTGAACAGATTCCCTATCCGGCATCAGGCGAATTCCTTACCGATGGAGAACTTTTATTAATCGATTATAAAATATTTGAGGAAGAGTTTTTAAAAAATCCTGAAATTGCATTTACAATTATCAAGTCGTTGACCAATAAGATTCGCTATCTTGAACATGTCATCACCAACGATCTTGTGTTGAGTTCCACTGCAAGAGTGGCAAAATTTATTTACGAACATGAAGAAGAGTTTATGGATCTGAAAAAAAACGAAATCGCGACACTACTCAATATCACCCCAGAAACCCTCTCTCGCATCATATCAAAATTTAAAAAGCTGGGACTTCTCGAAAAAAATCGCTCTCAATACAGAGTTCTCAAGAAAGAGGAGTTTCGATCTTTCTTTGAATAATTAATCTTTACAGAAGGAGTATTATGAGAATAACATCGATCATTGTCAGTGGTCTACTACTTGGTACAACGCTTTTTGCACATGAACAGGATTCTGTGCATGAATCTGAAAAGCCGTACTACGTTGTTGTCAAAGGTATTCACAACTATGGTGATCGCAACGGAAACGAAAAAGGTGATCATGGTAACGGTATAGGTGTAGATTTGGGCTATCGACTCGGTCACGGTTTTGCGATTGAAATCGATGGAAGTTACGAAAAGACAAAAGTAACTGTTTTCGAGGAGACAGAAACTCTGCGCGAAAATATCAAGTACTGGACAACTTCTCTTGATGTAGCGTATACCTACGAAATGAGTGAATCGTTAGGCATTCTTTTTAAAGTCGGTTATGAGTATGAATATGAAAAAACGGATTCCGAAAATGGTCATGACACCGGACTCGTATATGCCGCAGGTTTTGAGTATGCATTCGATTCGACATGGAAAATATTAGGGGAATACGAAAAATCCACAATCGAAGGGCCAAAAGGGGATATGATTACACTTGGAGTAATGTATAACTTCGATTTATAAAAAGCGAAGGAGGGAATGAAACTGGCAAAACTGATTCTTCCTTCGCTTTCCCCCCGAAGGGGTGAGAGATTAGAGGCCAGCGCTGAATTTATAGTCGAGCTGTACCCAATATTTTGTTACATCTTTTTTCCCAAAAGATGTATCTCCTGCATTGTAATCCGCATATTTAAGAAGTAGTCCCAAGTTTTTGTTGATTTTATAGTTATAGGCAATATCGAGTTCATCACCAAGATCATCATCTCCTGCAGCGTTATTGGTATCTGATGAAAAGCTATGATAAATACCTACAATTTTCCCATATTCTCCAGCGTTATACCCTAGTTTTACGGTAAAATCTTCAAGACCTTCATCTGGTGTACTCAAAAACACATCCGCCCAACCGTTCATTGCATGAAGTGTTGCAAGTGGGGTACTGAATGCCATATCGCCAGAACCTTTGTCACCCAAATGCTCAAATCCCAAACCACCAATAAAACCGTTATAAGAAGCGTCTACAGCCAAATTATAATATTCGGTATCCTGTTTCCTCGTAGGACTGTATAAAGGATCATCGCTATCATCCAGACTTGGATCATCTTGGATTGCATATTCTGCAGTATATCCAACTTTGACGCCACTCAGATCCACTTTCCCTGTCAATCTCAAACCTATATGATCCATAAGGTTTTCTATCATATAGTCATATGCAGTAATAGTGAGTTCTGGCATCACTTTATAGCTTGCATGGAGTAATACACTTCCTGTTGAGAGATGTTTATTTTTTGGGCCATCACCATCAGTAGCAAAAATTCTATTGACATTCCATACATATGCGCCGAGCAAATTGAGGTTTTCTATGCCATTATAGACTACCGCAGCCAAATCATAGGTTTGCGGCATCTGTCTCCAGCCAACGTTACCGATAAATCGATGGTTGTCCAATGTAACCATTTTCCTACCAACAATCGTAGTGAATCCGTTTACGGTATAACTGATATTTGCCTGGGTGACTCGTGTTTGCTCTGGATCTGCCACAACAGGATATCCCGCTTGTTCTGGAGCATAATCATCATTTAAAGCTGTCACATTCATTACCTGAAACTGTGCTCCAAGTCCTTCCACTTCAAAAAGCTGTGCATTGAGTCCAAGGGCCGTTCGAACCGTTACCGCATTTGCTTCCTCACTTATCCCATCTTGATCCACATACTCATATCGCGGTCGCACTTCCAAAGAGACTTTTGGATTGGAGACGATATTTTCCAATGCACTCGCGCTCGCTACGCTGCTCATTCCCGCCGCCAACAACATAGCAGCAGTTATACTTAAGCCAATCTTTCTCATTTTTACTCCTTTTTTGAGGTAAATCTTTTTTTATCATACCTATTATATTTTAAATTTATACTTAAAATAATTGATCTTAATCAAAATTTTCAAGCATGGATCAGATTTTTAATGAGCGCTTCCGGAGTCTCACCCAACTCTTTCGCTTTTTCCAACAGTTTTTTATATGTATCACTATCCATATAACTCACGCAACGTACATTTTCTCCAGCTTCCATACGCATCTGATCATACCTCTTTTGCATTTCGATACGCTTTTCTTTTGGTACCCAACTACGCATCGATTTGTATTCGACGAGTTTTCCATCTTTATATACACCGCTAATCTCTGCGTATACCCAGTAAAACCCCCTATCTTTGCGTAGGTTTTTTACGTAGCCGCTCCAGATTTTCTCCTGTTGTATGGTCTGCCACAAATCTTTAAACACTACTTTGGGCATATCTGGATGTCTAAGGATATTATGAGGTTTTCCAATGAGCTCTTCTGGAGTGTAGCCGCTAATCTTGGCAAATGTCTCGTTTGCATAGGTAATAATCCCTTTCATATCCGTTCGAGAGATGATAAGCTCATCTTTTGGAACTTCGGTCTCGATAAACATATCCCATGTAATATCCATGTATTGCCTTTAGATATACTTCTTCTTCAGATCACCGTGATAGACAATCTGCTCTGCCGGAACATCTTTTTCCAAAATTTCCGGCACGGGGTCTTGAATATCCAGATCTTCTCGTAACGCTTCCAACTCATCCTCGCTATAGGAAAAGACCATTTCTGCACTCAAAACCCCTTCTAAAAACTGTAATGTTTTGAGTTTGTTTATCTCTTCCTCAATGCCATCACCTTCAATAGTCACAATAATATAACCTTTTTCATCCACTATATGAATATCACATACACCACTCTCTTCTATTCTTTTTTTTACACTTTCTACATCCTCGGGATTGCATCTGACAACACAACTACTCACATTCATGGTAACCTCCATTTTTTGATTTCTCCAGTCTCACTACCTGTAAAAACAGTTTTTTCATCCGCAAATCGAACAACATTGACAATGTTTTTATGTCCGACAAGCCGGTAGACAACCTGCATTTGGTTCATATTTAACACCTTTAGGTTATATTTTTCATTGTCTCCATACACTACAAATCTGTTCTTTGGACTCAAACCGACAACATAGATGAAAAAATCTGGATTTTGTATTTTTTTATGACGGTTCTCTTTCCAATAGTATATTGCCAAGGTTTTGTCCGCTCTACTTCCAGCTGCAATCACACCCTCATTGATATCGATGGAGAGAATTTTATCTTTGTTGACATCCTTAATCAGTTTTTTTCTTTGAAGAGTTTTCGCATCAACGACAATGACCTCTCCCCCCTCATCACCGATTGCAACATTTGCTCTTTTTTTATCGATAGCCATAGCGGAGTAAAAGTATTCCCCTGCTTTTGCTCTTTTTACGATAGTATGGTTTTTTATATCATAAAGAACCACTTCATCGCTCATAAGAGTCAAAACGGCATGGTCCATATCCACAAATTTTGCAGCTTTTGCATACAGCCCCAACGATTTATCAAGAACTTTCGCAACTTTTCCATTCTGTACAAAAAAAAGTTCCGCATACCCCTCCTCTGCCTGGGCCAAAAAAAGGATATTGCCATTCAAAACATCGATACTATAAATATCTGCATCATTAAATGTTCCCATAAAATCTTTTATTTTTCGTACTTTATATTCTTGTAATTGCTTTAAGTCCAAATCTAATACGATAACTTTACTTGCATCTGTTGCAACATAAATTTTTGCATTGTCGATTACCATATCAAGGACCGAAGCTTTAATATCGATACCTTTTATAGGCTGAATATTTGACCCGATCAGGGCAATGACAGTTGCCAAAAGAATCAAAAATAATCTCATATCACTCCCACCTTATAGCTTTCGTTGGACAGACTGCCAGACAAAATCCACATCCTGTACATTTTTCATTGATTTCGGGATTAAAAAGACCAACAAAATCGATGGCATTCACTTCACAAATATCTTTGCACATACTGCAAATTGTTTTTTGCCATGCCAAACATCCTAACAGACTCAGTTTTGGAGGCTCTATATTACTTTTATATTTCATATCCAATACGCCACTCTCACATACTTCGGCACATGCATCACAAAATGTACATCCCGACTCAGAAAAATCCAAAGTGGGTTTGTCGTTGCATATCACTATAATATTCTCTTCACATGCTTCAATACAAGGTTTCGACTCACACTCTTTGCATTTTTCAAAGTCGGACACATCGTTATAATAGGGAGGGTATAGGAGCTTTTGCTCCTCTTGTCCCCTCTTTTTTCTCAAAAGTGCAGTGAAAAGTTCTCTTCTTTCCACTATTTTACACCTTCCATCAAGTTTTTATAGAGTTTCGACTTATGCTTCGCATTTGGATCTCGAAAATCTGGTTTAAACGTATTGGCAACAAGCGGTTTTGCATTTGCCTGAGGCGCATGGCACTGAACACAGTTGTATCGCTGTGGAGCAATATCCGCTTTTTTTGCCATAAGAGATAGTCTTTGCTTATATGCCTTCACATCTTCATAGAGCTTTTGCTTGATCAACTTCTCTTTTGTTTTGAAGAAGAAATCTTTAAAATGCGTTGGTGGCAATGGTGTCGCACCCATACTTTTCGCAACATTTGGCATGTGACATCCAAGACATGCGTTGTTATTGAGTGTAATCGGAACCAAACCATCAATACTATGAGGAATCATAGGGGGAGCGTTTTCATAACTCCTTTGAAATCGTTGAGAAGTCCCTGGTGCCGCTTTGCTATATTCCACTTTTGGTGGAACACCTTTACTACCGTAACTCAATTCGTGCTCACTCACCACTTTTTGTGAAGCCGCTCCACAGCCAGCTGCCAAAAAGATAGCTACTGCTGCAGATACTCCTACCAATTTTTTCAGTTTCATCTCACTCTCCTTTTTTCACAAAATCACGAATTCCAAAATGGAGTGCATCATCATCGCACACTTCCACGCATCGACCACACAGTGTGCATTCACCCATATCAACCATTTGGCTCTTTTTCCCTATCATATAAAGCACCTCTTTTTCTGGGCACACCTCTTTACACTTCATACAAAGTGTACAGTTAGGCTGTATATGTTTTACCCGAAAAAGATTGTACCTTCCAATGAGAGAATAGAAACCGCCCAATGGACAGATATGGCCACACCAACCATTTTTTAGTATGAACAGATCAAACAAAAATATGGTAACAATCGCCGCCCATCCAAAACCCATACCAAAGATGATGCCTCGATGGGTAATAGAGACTGGACTTACAAGCTCAAAGGCCGCGGTACCAAGGATAAAGGAAAGAATAAAACTAAGTCCCATAACCCAATACCGGATATTTCTGCTTGCCCACCACTTCTTTTCAAATTTGTCAAGATTCCATTTTCGCCTCAAGTAATTGGCTAGGTCTGTTACCATATTGACAGGACATACATAGCTACAAAAAGCACGCCCTCCAAGCAGTGCATAGAAAACGGCTATAATCACTGCACCGATCAGTGCATCCATCGCGACTATTGCACCTGTGGAAAAGATCTGCAAAACCGCATAAGGATCCGCCAAAGGAATGGTGTCAAACAGTTTTGAGGAGCTGAGGTTTCCTTGCAAAATCTTCCAACCCCAATAGTTTCCTCCGACATAAAGCACTAAAAGTGCAATTTGCGTGAAGCGTCTTAAGATCAAAAAGCGGTATTTGTTCCATATATTACTCAAGGTTCAATCCTTCATTCAGTGATTCAATAGCACTTTTTTTGCTTCTTGGTGTAACAGTTGTCTTAATACCGCTACTTCCTTTGAGTCTCGCTTCATCGCTTTTTTCCCATCCTTTGACGTAGTGCTCCCCAACTTTCCCAAGAGCTACATCGCGTGGCAACACTTTTATAGCTGCAATTTCTGTCACACATGCGTGCTCGCAAAGTCCACATCCTGTGCAGTAGTCCGGATCGACTACAGGTAACAGTTTCGCATGTTTTCCCGTTCTCTCATTGCGACGCATTTCCATATAGATAGCTTTATCCAACAAAGGACACGCTCTATAACATGCGTCACACTGTATTCCCCAGTAGGCAATACAATCTTTTATATCGACAATGGCCACACCCATTCGCATCAATGTAATGTCAAAGACCTGTTGGCCATCTTGCTCTTTCGTAACGCTTTTTATATCCAAAGCGCCCGTTGGACAAGGTGGCACACAAGGGATATCATCACACATATAGCAAGGAATATCCCTTGGAATATAGTATGGCGTGCCAAGAGGTTTATTGTCTCCTGGTTTTGCCAGCATCAAAGTATCGTACGGGCAGGCTTCCACACAAAGCCCGCACTTGATACAAAGACTCATAAAATCTTGCTCTTTTCTTGCTCCAGGAGGCCTGAGAATCAGGGGAGCCGCTTTTGCTTCTTCCACATAGGCGCTCCAAAGAAATCCTCCTGTTGCAGCTATGGCTACATTTTGTGCCATCGAAACTAAAAAGGCACGTCGGTTTTTATCCATATCCCCTCCCCTTTACTATCAAGCCTTATAGATTTTGACTGCACATTTTTTATAGTCGGTTTGCTTAGAGATTGGACAGGTTGCATCCAATGTTACAAGGTTGATATATACCCGCTCATCAAACCATGGTACGAACACGAGTCCTCGAGGTGGTCGGTTACGACCCCTAGTCTCAACTCTTGCTTTACATTTACCACGGCGACTCTCAATTACAACTAAATCACCTCGTTTGACACCTCGTTTTTTCGCATCTTCTGGATGCATGTAACAAAGCGCTTCTGGAACCGCTCGGTAGAGTTCTGGTACCCTCATAGTCATCGTACCACTGTGCCAATGCTCAAGCACACGTCCGGTACAGAGCCATGTATCATATTCGTTGTCTGGTACTTCAGGTGGCTCCATGTAAGGTCGTGCAAATATTTTCGCTTTGTTCGGCAAATGGATTTTCGGTTTATTTTTATCAGGTCCGGTCAGACTTCCTTGTGGGATCACTTTGAGTGCATGACCATAGAATGCAAACTCACCTTTTACATGACCAAGCTCTTTTTCTCGTTTTGCATATGGATCGTAATTGACATTGAATCGCCATGGTGTATCTTTACCGTTGACAACCGGCCATCGAAGACCCCGTACTTTATGGTATACATCAAATGGCGCATAGTCGTGACCTCTTCCTTCACCAAATTTTCTGTACTCTTCCCAAAGCGCTTTTTGGATAAAAAAGCCATATCCTTTCCACGGTTTTCCATCAGCTCCTATGACATTTCGTTTATCACCTTCAGCTTCAGTATTTAAGAAACCTTCTCCAATTGGGTCAGGCCATTTGAAGCTTCTGTAGTAGTCGTTCGCAAAAAGAACATCAAATAGCGTATCATCTTCGCTGTATCCCATCTTTTTCGCTTCATCAAGCACATTTGGCAGTACCGTTCCGTCAGGAAGTTTCCACTCTTTCCAAACATCTTTGAGTTTGAATCGTTTCGCAAATTCTGTATATTGCCAAATGTCCGGCATCGCATCACCAACAGGTGTTACTTGCTGTCTCCAGTGCTGTGTTCGGCGTTCAGCGTTACCGTATGCACCCCACTTTTCATAGATCATCGCACTCGGCAAGATCAAATCCGCAACTTTCGCACTGATACCTGGATACCCGTCACTCACTACGATAAAGTTGTCCATATCACGCGCTGCTTTGATCCAGTGGTTCGCATTCGCCGTATCTTGCCATGGGTTACATACATGTACCCAAGCAAATTTGATCTTGCCATCTTCAAGATCTCGCATAATTTTTACGATATGACTTCCAACTTTCGGATTGATTGTACCTTTTGGAAGTTTCCAGATTTTCTCAGCAATAGCTCTATGTTTTGGATTGAAAACGACCATGTCTGCTGGAAGTCTGTGTGCAAATGTACCAACCTCACGTGCAGTACCACACGCACTTGGTTGTCCAGTTAGAGAGAATGCTCCACTTCCAGGCAATGCTTGTTTACCAAGCAAGAAATGTACAACATAGCTCAATTCATTATCCCAGGTTCCTCTGGTATGCTGGTTCATACCCATTGTCCAGAAACTTACAACTTTTCTACCTTTTTCTACATAAAGGTCTTTAAGTCTTTGTAGTTTTGCTTTGAAGCTCTCTAAACTTTCATCTGGATCACCCTTGGCAACTTTTGCTACATAATCGAGGGTATATGGCTCTAACGATTTTTTGAACTCTTCAAAGCTGATTGCCCAGTGCTTTCCAGCAGCTTTGACATGCTTCATTTTCATAACATCGGCATTGCCATATCCAAATGGTGCAAGGGCTCTTTTCTCATCTTCAGAGAGTTTTTTATGATCTTGATGCCATACTGTTTGCATCTCTTTTTTGCTGTATCCAAGTTCTTCGGCACGTTTTGGATTTCGCATACCATAGCCGATATCCGGATATCCTGTAGCAAATACGCAGTACTCTTTTACAAAGTTCCAATCAATCGCATCTGGATGATCATAAACGATGCTTCTTGCGATATAGTTCCAAATAGCGAGGTCTGTATTTGGTTTAAAGATGATTACGTCATCTGCCAAATCACAGCTTCTGTGCGTATAGGTAGAAAGTACGACAACCTTCACTTTATTTGGATCTGAGAGTTTTCTATCGGTACATCGTGCCCACAAAATCGGGTGCATCTCTGCCATATTGGATCCCCAAAGCACGATGGTATCAGTAAGTTCTATATCATCATAACATCCAGCAGGCTCATCGATACCGAATGTCTGGATAAATCCTGCAACGGCACTTGCCATACAGTGTCGGGCATTTGGATCGATGTTGTTACTACGAAAGCCTGCTTTCATCAGTTTTGCAGCGGCATACCCTTCCATAACCGTATACTGACCGGATCCAAAAAATGCAACACCGGTTGGACCTAATTCATTGTATGCTTTTCTAAACTGCTTCTCCATCTCATCGAAAGCTCGTTTCCAACTTACAGGTCTGAATTTCCCTTTTTTATCAAATTCCCCTTTGTCATTCATTCGAAGGAGTGGGGTTTTGAGTCTATCTGCTCCATACATGATTTTAGCGGTGAAATACCCTTTGATACAGTTAAGCCCTCTGTTTACCGGTGCAAGCGGATCCCCTTTTACTGCAACGATACGATCATCTTTCGTTGCAATCATAATCCCACATCCAGTACCACAGAAACGGCATACCGCTTTATCCCAGCGCCATCCTTTTTGTGCTTCCTTGGAAGCCGCTTCAACTTCTTTTGGAACACTCAGTCCCACTGCACTCGCAGCTGCCGCAGCAGCGCTACTCTTGAGAAAATCCCTTCTACTCAGTGCCATGTATGCCTCCTCTTATCTTGCTAATAAGCAAAGATTAATTTCATAACATAATTATTGTACCTCGATAACCTTAAGTGAATATTGATATAAATCAAAATTAATAAAAAAAATTAAGATAATTTTTGTCTTATTTTGATTTTGGTCAATTTTTTTAAATCGAAATTTTTGTATGATAAAAAAAATTTAACAAAGGAATAAAATGGAGTATCCAAAGTTTTTTGACCAGGTTGAATCTATCACCATGTATGACCCATTATCCGATTTCTTAGGAGCTTTTGAAAATGGATTGGTAGATATTCACTACAAAGATATCGCACTTTTTGCGGGACACTCCTGTCCTACGGTAGCAGGATGCTATCTGATGGCAAAAATCGGTCTTCAAAAGCTCTTTCCCGACACTTTACCAAGACGTGGAGAGATAGAAGTCCATGTCAGTGGTGCAAGAGATGAAGGCGTCAATGGCGTCATTGGCAATACACTTGCCTATATTTGCGGCGTAAACGATGAGTCAGGTTTCAAAGGAATTGGACCAAAGTTCGATCGAAGCAACAAACTCTTTTTTAGTAAAGGATTTAGTTCACAAGTGCGCCTTAAACGAATAGACACCCAAAAGCATATCGATCTTTCCTATGACCCTTCGATCGTCCCTCCACATCCTCAAATGAAAGAGCTTATGCAAACGGTTCTGATGGGCAAGGGTGGTATAGAAGAGAGGAAAAAGTTCCAAACATTATGGCAAGAAAGGGTCGCAAAAATTCTCTTAAATAAAGAGTTATGGAGTCAACTTGTACAAATCCATTAACTTTTTACATACATTTTCACTTGATCACTCGACTCATCACAAAAAACTTTATACCCTTTCTCTTTAAGGGTATCGATGAGCGGTTCTGGCTTAAAGTCTGATGTAAGCAAAAGAACCGAACCTTTCGGAAGGACTTTGAGCTCTTTCATCACTTCTGCCAATGGATTTTTCCCATCATCTAGTAACTTATTGGCATCCAAGATTATCGATGGTGTTTCGAAACTCCACTCAGGCCGTATCTCTTGAGACTGCTGTTGAACCTCAACGGCTAAAGGCTCCTGACCCACCAAGGATCGAAGTTGGTTGACAAGATCCACCGGATCCATGCCACCCACTGCAGCGGCCTGTTTTACTGAAGCGATTTTTGC
The Nitratiruptor sp. SB155-2 genome window above contains:
- the napH gene encoding quinol dehydrogenase ferredoxin subunit NapH, with amino-acid sequence MWNKYRFLILRRFTQIALLVLYVGGNYWGWKILQGNLSSSKLFDTIPLADPYAVLQIFSTGAIVAMDALIGAVIIAVFYALLGGRAFCSYVCPVNMVTDLANYLRRKWNLDKFEKKWWASRNIRYWVMGLSFILSFILGTAAFELVSPVSITHRGIIFGMGFGWAAIVTIFLFDLFILKNGWCGHICPLGGFYSLIGRYNLFRVKHIQPNCTLCMKCKEVCPEKEVLYMIGKKSQMVDMGECTLCGRCVEVCDDDALHFGIRDFVKKGE
- the napG gene encoding ferredoxin-type protein NapG; its protein translation is MDKNRRAFLVSMAQNVAIAATGGFLWSAYVEEAKAAPLILRPPGARKEQDFMSLCIKCGLCVEACPYDTLMLAKPGDNKPLGTPYYIPRDIPCYMCDDIPCVPPCPTGALDIKSVTKEQDGQQVFDITLMRMGVAIVDIKDCIAYWGIQCDACYRACPLLDKAIYMEMRRNERTGKHAKLLPVVDPDYCTGCGLCEHACVTEIAAIKVLPRDVALGKVGEHYVKGWEKSDEARLKGSSGIKTTVTPRSKKSAIESLNEGLNLE
- the napA gene encoding nitrate reductase catalytic subunit NapA, whose translation is MALSRRDFLKSSAAAAAASAVGLSVPKEVEAASKEAQKGWRWDKAVCRFCGTGCGIMIATKDDRIVAVKGDPLAPVNRGLNCIKGYFTAKIMYGADRLKTPLLRMNDKGEFDKKGKFRPVSWKRAFDEMEKQFRKAYNELGPTGVAFFGSGQYTVMEGYAAAKLMKAGFRSNNIDPNARHCMASAVAGFIQTFGIDEPAGCYDDIELTDTIVLWGSNMAEMHPILWARCTDRKLSDPNKVKVVVLSTYTHRSCDLADDVIIFKPNTDLAIWNYIARSIVYDHPDAIDWNFVKEYCVFATGYPDIGYGMRNPKRAEELGYSKKEMQTVWHQDHKKLSEDEKRALAPFGYGNADVMKMKHVKAAGKHWAISFEEFKKSLEPYTLDYVAKVAKGDPDESLESFKAKLQRLKDLYVEKGRKVVSFWTMGMNQHTRGTWDNELSYVVHFLLGKQALPGSGAFSLTGQPSACGTAREVGTFAHRLPADMVVFNPKHRAIAEKIWKLPKGTINPKVGSHIVKIMRDLEDGKIKFAWVHVCNPWQDTANANHWIKAARDMDNFIVVSDGYPGISAKVADLILPSAMIYEKWGAYGNAERRTQHWRQQVTPVGDAMPDIWQYTEFAKRFKLKDVWKEWKLPDGTVLPNVLDEAKKMGYSEDDTLFDVLFANDYYRSFKWPDPIGEGFLNTEAEGDKRNVIGADGKPWKGYGFFIQKALWEEYRKFGEGRGHDYAPFDVYHKVRGLRWPVVNGKDTPWRFNVNYDPYAKREKELGHVKGEFAFYGHALKVIPQGSLTGPDKNKPKIHLPNKAKIFARPYMEPPEVPDNEYDTWLCTGRVLEHWHSGTMTMRVPELYRAVPEALCYMHPEDAKKRGVKRGDLVVIESRRGKCKARVETRGRNRPPRGLVFVPWFDERVYINLVTLDATCPISKQTDYKKCAVKIYKA
- a CDS encoding FmdE family protein, whose translation is MEYPKFFDQVESITMYDPLSDFLGAFENGLVDIHYKDIALFAGHSCPTVAGCYLMAKIGLQKLFPDTLPRRGEIEVHVSGARDEGVNGVIGNTLAYICGVNDESGFKGIGPKFDRSNKLFFSKGFSSQVRLKRIDTQKHIDLSYDPSIVPPHPQMKELMQTVLMGKGGIEERKKFQTLWQERVAKILLNKELWSQLVQIH
- a CDS encoding DUF1858 domain-containing protein: MEITLDTKIADLLKEYPFLEEELIKINPKFKKLKNPILRRTVAKIASVKQAAAVGGMDPVDLVNQLRSLVGQEPLAVEVQQQSQEIRPEWSFETPSIILDANKLLDDGKNPLAEVMKELKVLPKGSVLLLTSDFKPEPLIDTLKEKGYKVFCDESSDQVKMYVKS